One Streptomyces sp. NBC_00554 DNA segment encodes these proteins:
- a CDS encoding bifunctional glycosyltransferase 87/phosphatase PAP2 family protein, translating to MANVEHGGRAGNAFGAGAAETAKARLKAVRIGLWVIAAVLAVRQLTVVLSTPKGERLTDLETWVGENGVLHVKGSLYDSSQFTGTPFGGLVLKPLTRSAEQALGWGWTFGTLLLVVALGLVVARALPKPVTRRASLLAAPVAISLLMLSLPVRNTLYLGQTSIIPVLLVLLGCFAVRGQRASGVLIGLAAALQPTVLLFAPLLWFTGRRHAAATTGATFGALTALAWAAMPHDSYTYWVHHLAGVGLGGKADGLGNQSLHGALLRLGLEGPLEIALFLLLGAAVAFLGLRRAVRYARDGQLLLAVAITGCVAVAVSPTTWQHQLLWVLLAVVGRVGKKTSDRYMWPVAVILVITLPAKMMLPNMPALYPLRDNVVLIAALAAALAVPFLSRTSEYYRRPIPTEYAPAVPARWSRVPLLPFLGRVLSRPNLLLELLLIRVGYSAYQQVRLAATGGTNTGGRVTAEHHADQILSIERFLQLDIEHWVNHAVVKVDWLRSFFDFYYTSFHFIVPLSVLGVLYVRRPADYRWARAALGFATLFALVGFWLYPLAPPRLMPGLGIIDTVHGVQDFSKPDYGTLTALTNQYAAMPSLHFGWSLWCGLVIAILAPKWWMKALGLLHPFFTASAIVATGNHWILDAAGGAVVVGAGFGLTYLLQGPRPRTLLKPVEVSTEEPVPVTGRTRS from the coding sequence GGAGACCTGGGTCGGGGAGAACGGCGTCCTGCATGTGAAGGGGTCGCTGTACGACTCCTCGCAGTTCACCGGGACCCCGTTCGGGGGACTCGTCCTCAAACCTCTCACCCGTTCGGCGGAACAGGCCCTCGGCTGGGGCTGGACCTTCGGCACCCTGCTGCTTGTCGTCGCGCTCGGCCTGGTCGTGGCGCGCGCACTGCCCAAGCCCGTGACCCGGCGGGCCTCGCTGCTCGCCGCACCCGTCGCGATCAGCCTCCTGATGCTGTCGCTGCCCGTGCGCAACACCCTCTACCTCGGCCAGACCAGCATCATCCCGGTGCTCCTCGTCCTGCTCGGCTGCTTCGCCGTACGCGGGCAGCGGGCCAGCGGCGTCCTGATCGGCCTCGCCGCCGCCCTGCAGCCGACCGTGCTGCTCTTCGCGCCGCTGCTCTGGTTCACCGGCCGCAGACACGCCGCCGCGACCACTGGTGCCACCTTCGGGGCCCTCACCGCGCTCGCCTGGGCCGCGATGCCGCACGACTCGTACACCTACTGGGTGCACCACCTGGCGGGCGTCGGTCTCGGCGGCAAGGCGGACGGCCTCGGCAACCAGTCCCTGCACGGCGCGCTGCTGCGGCTCGGCCTGGAAGGCCCGCTGGAGATCGCCCTCTTCCTGCTGCTCGGCGCGGCCGTCGCGTTCCTCGGGCTGCGCAGGGCCGTGCGCTACGCGCGCGACGGTCAGCTGCTGCTCGCCGTCGCGATCACCGGCTGTGTCGCGGTCGCCGTCTCGCCCACGACCTGGCAGCACCAGCTGCTGTGGGTGCTGCTCGCGGTGGTCGGACGGGTCGGCAAGAAGACCTCGGACCGCTACATGTGGCCCGTCGCCGTCATCCTCGTCATCACGCTGCCCGCGAAGATGATGCTGCCGAACATGCCGGCGCTCTACCCGCTGCGCGACAACGTGGTGCTGATCGCCGCGCTCGCCGCCGCTCTCGCCGTGCCGTTCCTGTCCCGCACGTCCGAGTACTACCGCAGGCCGATCCCCACCGAGTACGCGCCCGCCGTCCCCGCGCGCTGGAGCCGTGTCCCGCTGCTCCCGTTCCTCGGCCGGGTCCTCTCCCGCCCGAACCTGCTGCTCGAACTGCTCCTGATCCGCGTCGGCTACTCCGCGTACCAGCAGGTCAGGCTGGCCGCGACGGGCGGCACCAACACCGGTGGCCGGGTCACCGCCGAGCACCACGCGGACCAGATCCTGTCCATCGAGCGGTTCCTGCAGCTCGACATCGAGCACTGGGTCAACCACGCCGTCGTGAAGGTCGACTGGCTGCGGAGCTTCTTCGACTTCTACTACACGTCGTTCCACTTCATCGTGCCGCTGTCGGTCCTCGGCGTGCTCTACGTCCGCCGCCCCGCCGACTACCGCTGGGCCCGCGCGGCGCTCGGCTTCGCCACCCTGTTCGCGCTCGTCGGCTTCTGGCTCTACCCGCTGGCCCCGCCGCGCCTGATGCCGGGCCTCGGCATCATCGACACGGTGCACGGCGTCCAGGACTTCTCCAAGCCGGACTACGGCACGCTCACCGCCCTCACGAACCAGTACGCGGCGATGCCCTCGCTGCACTTCGGCTGGTCGCTGTGGTGCGGGCTGGTGATCGCGATCCTGGCGCCGAAGTGGTGGATGAAGGCACTGGGCCTGCTGCACCCGTTCTTCACGGCCTCCGCGATCGTGGCGACCGGCAACCACTGGATCCTCGACGCGGCGGGCGGCGCGGTCGTCGTGGGCGCCGGCTTCGGGCTGACCTATCTGCTCCAGGGCCCGCGGCCCCGGACGCTGCTGAAACCGGTCGAGGTCAGCACGGAGGAACCGGTCCCGGTGACGGGCCGTACTCGGAGCTGA